A stretch of Haemophilus influenzae DNA encodes these proteins:
- the rsmH gene encoding 16S rRNA (cytosine(1402)-N(4))-methyltransferase RsmH — protein sequence MNSENSFSSSEHITVLLHEAVNGLALKENGIYIDGTFGRGGHSRFILSQLSSNGRLIAVDRDPRAIAEAHKIQDSRFQIEHNSFSHIPEICDKLNLVGKIDGILLDLGVSSPQLDEAERGFSFMKDGPLDMRMDTTQGLSAEEWLKQVSIEDLTWVLKTFGEERFAKRIATAIVDFNKSAVKNSTEFLSRTSQLAELISQAVPFKDKHKHPATRSFQAIRIFINSELDELESLLNSALDMLAPEGRLSIISFHSLEDRMVKHFMKKQSKGEDIPKGLPLREDQIQRNQKLRIIGKAIQPSDAEIQANPRSRSAILRVAERI from the coding sequence ATGAATAGCGAAAATTCCTTTTCTTCATCTGAACATATTACAGTTTTACTTCACGAAGCCGTGAATGGCTTGGCATTGAAGGAGAATGGCATTTATATTGATGGTACTTTTGGGCGTGGGGGGCATTCTCGGTTTATCCTTTCTCAACTTTCTTCTAATGGTCGTTTGATAGCTGTAGATCGCGATCCTCGTGCTATTGCAGAAGCACACAAAATCCAAGACTCGCGTTTTCAGATTGAACATAACAGCTTTTCGCATATTCCTGAAATTTGTGACAAATTAAATTTAGTGGGCAAAATTGACGGTATTTTGCTTGATCTTGGTGTGTCTTCCCCTCAGCTTGATGAAGCAGAACGTGGTTTTAGTTTTATGAAAGATGGCCCGCTTGATATGCGTATGGATACAACTCAAGGTTTATCTGCTGAAGAATGGTTAAAACAAGTGTCCATTGAGGATTTAACTTGGGTGTTGAAAACTTTTGGCGAAGAGCGTTTCGCTAAACGTATTGCCACTGCTATTGTTGATTTCAATAAAAGTGCGGTAAAAAATAGCACAGAATTTTTATCGCGTACCAGTCAATTGGCGGAACTTATTTCACAGGCAGTTCCTTTTAAAGATAAACATAAACATCCTGCGACGCGTAGTTTCCAAGCTATTCGTATTTTTATTAATTCGGAATTAGATGAATTAGAAAGTCTGCTTAATTCTGCGTTAGATATGTTAGCACCAGAAGGTCGTTTATCAATTATTAGTTTCCATTCTTTAGAAGATAGAATGGTGAAACATTTTATGAAAAAACAAAGTAAGGGCGAGGATATTCCCAAAGGTTTACCATTGCGAGAAGATCAAATTCAGCGTAATCAAAAATTAAGAATTATTGGTAAAGCCATTCAGCCAAGTGATGCAGAAATTCAAGCAAATCCTCGTTCAAGAAGTGCCATATTACGTGTGGCAGAGAGAATTTAG
- a CDS encoding carbon starvation CstA family protein codes for MLWFFFCVAVLIIGYFIYGKIIEKIFVINPKRQTPAYQVNDGVDYMPMSKTKIWLIQLLNIAGTGPIFGPILGALYGPVAMLWIVIGCIFAGAVHDYFCGMLSIRHGGATMPYLAGKFLGRPVKVFINTLALVLLLLVGVVFVASPAQLMGTITMDVFGASQSALVLGDAEAVHHSVEAGGIKVWGMDKATVVALWTAIIFAYYILATLLPVDKIIGRIYPLFGALLLFMSVGMVYGLVVSHFSATDPIEFFRTINADGEGLTWAKFTQNFQVKGDVPIWPLLFLTISCGALSGFHATQTPLMARCTENESEGRFIFYGAMITEGVIALVWCMVGLAFYENPQALQDAISAGSPSKVVYDSSLHFLGFIGGIFAILGVIVLPITSGDTAFRAARLQIAEIFNVDQRSLPKRLLIAVPLFVLGYFISTIDFSVLWRYFTWANQMTAMVMLWTAAGYLYRYHKFHWVASLPAWFITTVCATYLFYNKIGFGLDYQLSVYLGLATTIVCIVLFFTMLKPLGTRDEEAYINN; via the coding sequence ATGTTATGGTTTTTCTTTTGTGTAGCCGTGTTGATTATCGGTTACTTTATTTATGGAAAAATTATCGAAAAAATTTTTGTGATTAATCCAAAACGTCAAACACCTGCTTACCAAGTAAATGATGGTGTGGACTATATGCCAATGTCTAAAACGAAAATTTGGCTAATTCAATTGTTAAATATTGCGGGAACAGGCCCTATTTTTGGCCCTATTCTTGGTGCATTATATGGACCTGTTGCAATGCTTTGGATTGTTATTGGTTGTATTTTTGCGGGCGCAGTACACGATTATTTCTGTGGTATGTTAAGTATTCGTCACGGTGGCGCAACAATGCCATATTTGGCGGGTAAGTTTTTAGGTCGTCCCGTTAAAGTCTTTATCAATACATTAGCACTTGTGTTGCTTTTACTTGTCGGTGTTGTGTTTGTGGCAAGCCCAGCTCAATTAATGGGTACCATTACAATGGATGTATTTGGTGCTTCGCAAAGTGCGTTAGTGCTTGGTGATGCAGAGGCAGTTCATCATTCTGTTGAAGCTGGTGGGATTAAAGTATGGGGAATGGATAAAGCAACAGTGGTTGCTCTGTGGACAGCAATTATTTTTGCTTATTATATTCTTGCAACCTTACTTCCAGTTGATAAGATTATTGGTCGAATTTATCCACTCTTTGGTGCGTTATTACTCTTTATGTCAGTTGGTATGGTATACGGATTAGTTGTTTCACATTTTAGTGCAACAGATCCAATTGAGTTTTTCCGTACAATCAATGCTGATGGCGAGGGTTTAACTTGGGCGAAATTTACACAAAATTTCCAAGTGAAAGGTGATGTTCCAATTTGGCCACTTTTATTCTTAACTATCTCTTGTGGCGCATTATCAGGTTTCCACGCAACGCAAACTCCATTAATGGCGCGTTGTACAGAAAATGAAAGTGAAGGTCGCTTCATTTTCTACGGTGCAATGATTACTGAGGGGGTAATTGCATTAGTATGGTGTATGGTTGGTCTTGCATTCTATGAAAATCCACAAGCGTTACAAGATGCAATTTCAGCAGGTTCTCCATCTAAAGTTGTGTATGATAGTTCGTTACATTTCTTAGGTTTTATTGGTGGTATTTTTGCCATATTAGGCGTGATTGTTCTTCCTATTACTTCTGGCGATACTGCATTCCGTGCTGCGCGTTTACAGATAGCCGAAATTTTTAATGTTGATCAACGTTCATTACCTAAACGTTTATTAATTGCTGTGCCGTTGTTTGTATTAGGTTATTTTATTTCAACCATTGATTTCAGCGTATTATGGCGTTATTTCACTTGGGCAAACCAAATGACAGCAATGGTAATGTTATGGACTGCAGCGGGATATTTATATCGTTATCATAAATTCCACTGGGTTGCGTCTCTTCCTGCGTGGTTTATCACAACAGTATGTGCAACTTATTTGTTCTACAACAAAATTGGTTTCGGCTTAGATTATCAGCTTTCTGTGTATCTTGGTTTAGCAACAACCATCGTTTGTATCGTATTGTTCTTCACAATGCTTAAACCATTAGGTACGCGAGATGAAGAAGCTTATATAAATAATTAG
- the mraZ gene encoding division/cell wall cluster transcriptional repressor MraZ, which yields MFRGATAVNLDSKGRVAIPTRYRAEILEKNQGKMVCTVDIRQPCLLLYPLDEWEKIEQKLLALSNFDPTQRRLQRVMLGHATECEMDAQGRILLSGPLRQHAKLEKGLMLVGQLNKFEIWSDVEWHTQIAEDIEIGSSTDFAADALNDFSL from the coding sequence ATGTTTCGTGGTGCAACGGCGGTTAATTTAGATTCTAAGGGACGTGTAGCGATTCCAACTCGCTATCGCGCTGAAATTCTTGAAAAGAACCAAGGGAAAATGGTTTGTACTGTAGATATTCGCCAACCCTGTCTTTTACTTTATCCCCTTGATGAATGGGAAAAAATCGAACAAAAACTTCTCGCACTTTCTAACTTTGATCCTACCCAACGCCGTTTGCAGCGAGTAATGCTTGGCCATGCCACTGAATGTGAGATGGATGCTCAGGGTCGTATTTTGCTTAGTGGGCCATTACGCCAACACGCAAAATTAGAAAAAGGTTTAATGTTGGTAGGGCAACTTAATAAATTTGAAATTTGGAGCGATGTAGAATGGCATACTCAAATTGCAGAGGATATAGAAATTGGCTCCAGCACAGATTTTGCTGCTGATGCGTTAAATGATTTCTCATTATAG
- the oppC gene encoding oligopeptide ABC transporter permease OppC → MTDYRTQPINQKNADFVEQVADRIEEMQLEGRSLWQDAKRRFFRNKAAVVSLIILAFIIIFITVAPWFFPFTYEDTDWNMMSAAPTMEGYHFFGTDASGRDLLVRTAIGGRISLLVGIAGAFISVTIGTIYGAISGYVGGKTDMLMMRFLEILSSFPFMFFVILLVTLFGQNIFLIFIAIGAIAWLGLARIVRGQTLSLKNKEFVEAAIVCGVPRRQIILKHIIPNVLGLVAVYASLEVPGLILFESFLSFLGLGTQEPMSSWGALLSDGAAQMEVSPWLLIFPAFFLCLTLFCFNFIGDGLRDALDPKDR, encoded by the coding sequence ATGACAGATTATCGTACTCAGCCGATTAATCAGAAAAATGCGGATTTTGTGGAACAAGTGGCTGACCGTATTGAAGAAATGCAACTGGAAGGCCGCAGCCTATGGCAAGATGCGAAACGCCGTTTTTTCCGCAACAAAGCGGCCGTTGTCAGTCTGATTATTTTGGCGTTTATTATTATATTTATCACCGTAGCGCCTTGGTTCTTCCCATTTACCTATGAAGATACCGATTGGAATATGATGAGCGCCGCACCAACAATGGAAGGCTATCACTTCTTCGGTACCGATGCCTCAGGTCGAGACTTGTTGGTACGTACTGCTATCGGTGGACGTATTTCATTATTGGTCGGTATTGCTGGTGCTTTCATTTCCGTGACTATCGGCACAATTTATGGGGCTATTTCCGGTTATGTAGGCGGTAAAACAGATATGCTGATGATGCGCTTTTTGGAAATTCTTAGCTCATTTCCATTTATGTTTTTCGTGATTTTGTTGGTGACCCTTTTTGGCCAAAACATTTTCTTAATTTTTATCGCTATCGGGGCCATTGCCTGGCTTGGTCTTGCACGTATTGTACGCGGACAAACCCTCAGCCTAAAAAATAAAGAATTCGTCGAAGCCGCCATCGTTTGTGGCGTACCTCGTCGCCAAATCATTTTGAAACACATTATTCCGAATGTATTAGGCTTAGTGGCAGTTTATGCCTCGCTTGAAGTGCCTGGGCTCATTCTATTTGAATCATTCTTAAGCTTCTTAGGATTAGGTACACAAGAGCCGATGAGTAGTTGGGGCGCACTCTTAAGTGATGGTGCTGCACAAATGGAAGTGTCGCCTTGGTTATTAATTTTCCCGGCATTTTTCCTTTGCCTTACCCTATTTTGTTTTAACTTTATCGGTGACGGGTTGCGTGATGCGCTCGATCCGAAAGATAGATAG
- the ftsL gene encoding cell division protein FtsL — protein sequence MSENNKPRYPLQQILVEDLFSSNKLVVLLLIGILVSAMGTIWITHKTRQLISENGMLILQRQALENEYRNLQVQEATEGDSTRVESIAISTLKMKVVSSEQEVEIRE from the coding sequence ATGTCTGAAAATAATAAGCCTCGTTATCCGTTACAGCAGATTTTAGTCGAAGATTTATTTTCTTCAAATAAGTTAGTGGTGTTGCTGTTAATAGGGATTTTAGTTTCTGCAATGGGAACGATTTGGATAACCCATAAAACTCGCCAATTAATTTCTGAAAATGGAATGTTAATTTTACAGCGTCAAGCACTTGAGAATGAATACCGTAATTTACAAGTGCAGGAAGCTACGGAAGGGGATAGCACGCGTGTAGAATCTATTGCGATTAGTACATTAAAAATGAAAGTTGTTTCTTCAGAGCAAGAAGTTGAAATTAGAGAATAA
- the tal gene encoding transaldolase yields MTTQLDSLRNMTVVVADTGDIDAIKKYQPQDATTNPSLILSASALPQYAPLIDEAVAYAKAQSNDKAQQLIDAEDKLAVNIGLEILKIVPGRISTEVDARLSYNTQATVEKARKLIALYNAAGISNDRILIKIASTWQGIRAAEILEKEGINCNLTLLFSEAQARACAEAGVYLISPFVGRILDWYKANSDKKEYAPAEDPGVISVTKIYNYYKEYGYNTVVMGASFRNVGEITELAGCDRLTIAPALLKELQENSTALIRKLEYKGEVKAKPQPLTEAEFYWQHNSDAMAVEKLAEGIRKFAIDQEKLETMLSAKL; encoded by the coding sequence ATGACAACACAGTTAGATTCACTTCGTAATATGACCGTCGTCGTAGCTGATACTGGCGATATTGATGCAATCAAAAAATACCAACCACAAGATGCAACAACAAACCCATCTTTAATTTTAAGTGCTTCAGCATTACCACAATACGCCCCATTAATTGATGAAGCGGTTGCTTATGCAAAAGCTCAAAGCAATGATAAAGCACAGCAACTTATTGATGCAGAAGATAAATTAGCGGTAAATATTGGTTTAGAAATTTTAAAAATCGTTCCAGGGCGTATTTCTACTGAAGTGGATGCGCGTCTTTCTTACAACACACAAGCAACGGTTGAAAAAGCGCGTAAATTAATCGCACTTTATAATGCAGCAGGCATCTCAAATGATCGTATTTTGATTAAAATCGCTTCCACATGGCAAGGTATCCGAGCTGCAGAAATCCTTGAAAAAGAAGGCATTAACTGTAACTTAACCTTATTATTCTCTGAAGCTCAAGCTCGTGCTTGTGCAGAAGCAGGCGTTTACTTAATTTCTCCATTTGTAGGTCGTATTTTAGACTGGTACAAAGCAAACTCCGACAAAAAAGAATATGCGCCAGCAGAAGATCCAGGCGTTATTTCTGTCACCAAAATCTACAATTACTACAAAGAATATGGCTACAATACAGTTGTGATGGGCGCAAGTTTCCGTAATGTAGGCGAAATTACTGAACTTGCAGGTTGCGATCGCTTAACCATTGCACCAGCATTACTGAAAGAATTACAAGAAAATTCAACCGCACTTATACGCAAACTAGAATACAAAGGCGAAGTAAAAGCGAAACCACAACCATTAACAGAAGCTGAGTTCTACTGGCAACATAACAGCGATGCTATGGCTGTTGAAAAATTAGCAGAGGGTATTCGTAAATTTGCTATTGACCAAGAAAAATTGGAAACCATGCTTTCAGCAAAACTTTAA
- the oppB gene encoding oligopeptide ABC transporter permease OppB, whose protein sequence is MLKFIFKRLLEALPTLFILITFSFFLMRLAPGSPFTSERAYPPEVMANIEAKYHLNEPLYKQYFLYLENLSKGDFGPSFKYKDQSVNDLIASAFPVSIKLGMVAFAFAVVLGVTAGTLAALNQNSRWDYILMSFSMLGVIMPSFVFAPVLVLIFAIYLGWLPAGGWNGGTAMYMILPVASLTIAYVAGIARIMRGSMIEVLHSNFIRTAKAKGLSMSRIILKHALRPALLPVITYLGPAFVGIITGSMVIESVFGLPGMGLLFVNGALNRDYSLVLSLTILVGALTILFNAIVDILYAIIDPKIRY, encoded by the coding sequence ATGCTCAAGTTTATTTTTAAACGGCTGTTGGAAGCCTTACCGACGCTGTTTATTTTGATTACTTTTTCTTTCTTTTTGATGCGTCTTGCCCCTGGCAGCCCCTTCACTTCTGAACGCGCTTATCCGCCAGAAGTCATGGCTAATATCGAAGCGAAGTATCATTTAAATGAACCATTATATAAACAATATTTCCTTTATTTAGAAAATCTTTCCAAAGGAGATTTTGGTCCCTCTTTTAAATATAAAGACCAATCAGTCAATGATTTAATCGCGTCAGCTTTCCCTGTTTCCATAAAATTGGGAATGGTGGCCTTCGCCTTTGCAGTCGTGCTAGGAGTAACAGCAGGTACGCTCGCCGCTCTCAATCAAAATAGCCGTTGGGATTATATTTTGATGAGTTTCTCGATGCTTGGGGTCATTATGCCAAGCTTCGTATTTGCACCTGTTTTAGTGCTAATTTTCGCCATTTATCTAGGATGGCTGCCAGCTGGCGGTTGGAACGGCGGTACCGCCATGTACATGATCTTACCTGTAGCCTCCTTAACTATCGCTTATGTTGCAGGGATTGCGCGTATCATGCGTGGTTCGATGATTGAAGTGTTACATTCCAACTTTATTCGAACCGCCAAAGCTAAAGGACTTTCCATGTCGAGAATCATTTTAAAACATGCTTTGCGTCCCGCACTTTTACCCGTGATAACCTATTTAGGACCTGCTTTCGTAGGGATTATTACTGGCTCAATGGTCATCGAAAGCGTATTTGGTTTACCTGGCATGGGGTTATTATTTGTAAACGGCGCATTGAACCGCGATTACTCTTTAGTTTTGAGCCTCACCATTTTAGTGGGGGCATTAACCATTTTATTTAATGCGATTGTGGATATTTTATACGCCATCATCGATCCAAAAATTCGTTATTAA
- a CDS encoding ABC transporter ATP-binding protein, with protein sequence MNPLLDVKNLYVRFKTPDGVVTAVNDLNFTLNAGSTLGIVGESGSGKSQTAFALMGLLAANGEVEGSAIFEGKELVNLPNAELNKIRAEQISMIFQDPMTSLNPYMKIGEQLMEVLQLHKGYDKQTAFAESVKMLDAVKMPEAKKRMGMYPHEFSGGMRQRVMIAMALLCRPKLLIADEPTTALDVTVQAQIMTLLNELKHEFNTAIIMITHDLGVVAGICDQVMVMYAGRTMEYGTAEQIFYHPTHPYSIGLMDAIPRLDGNEEHLVTIPGNPPNLLHLPKGCPFSPRCQFATEQCQIAPKLTTFNHGQLRNCWLSAEKFNL encoded by the coding sequence ATGAATCCTTTATTAGATGTAAAAAATCTCTACGTTCGCTTCAAAACACCAGATGGCGTCGTTACAGCAGTGAATGACTTAAACTTCACGCTGAATGCAGGAAGCACGCTGGGCATTGTAGGCGAAAGTGGATCAGGCAAGTCACAAACAGCCTTTGCTTTAATGGGTTTATTGGCAGCCAACGGTGAAGTGGAAGGCTCTGCCATTTTTGAAGGGAAAGAATTAGTTAATTTACCGAATGCTGAATTGAATAAAATCCGCGCCGAGCAAATTTCCATGATTTTCCAAGATCCAATGACGTCACTCAACCCATACATGAAAATCGGTGAACAACTCATGGAAGTGCTGCAATTGCACAAGGGCTATGATAAACAAACTGCCTTTGCCGAATCCGTGAAAATGTTAGACGCAGTTAAAATGCCAGAAGCTAAAAAACGCATGGGCATGTATCCGCACGAGTTTTCTGGCGGTATGCGTCAACGGGTGATGATTGCGATGGCCCTATTATGCCGTCCCAAACTACTCATTGCAGATGAACCAACAACCGCTTTGGATGTGACCGTTCAAGCACAAATCATGACCTTGTTAAATGAGTTAAAACACGAATTTAATACTGCGATTATTATGATTACCCATGATCTTGGGGTAGTGGCTGGTATCTGCGATCAAGTCATGGTGATGTATGCTGGACGAACCATGGAATACGGCACAGCGGAACAAATTTTCTATCATCCAACCCATCCCTATTCCATAGGCTTAATGGATGCGATTCCTCGCTTAGACGGCAATGAAGAACACTTGGTCACCATTCCTGGCAATCCACCGAATTTATTGCATTTGCCAAAAGGTTGTCCATTCTCACCTCGTTGCCAATTTGCTACCGAACAATGCCAAATTGCGCCAAAACTGACTACATTTAATCACGGTCAATTACGTAATTGTTGGTTATCAGCGGAGAAATTTAACCTATGA
- a CDS encoding ABC transporter substrate-binding protein: MQHKLLFSAIALALSYSVQAVIVPEGTQLDEKQHIVINNGAEPQSFDPHKTEGVPESNVAYQLLEGLVTSDSEGKLQPGAAESWENTPDFKTWTFHLRKDAKWSNGDPVTAHDFVFAWRRLVDPATAAPYASYLSYLQVENAQDIIDGKKKPAELGVEAKDDYTFVVHATNPVPYAVSLTTHQSLLPLPQKVVEKLGDAWVKKENYVGNGAYKLANHIINEKIEFERNPLYWNDKETVINSATFLAIENPSTDVARYRAGDLDMTSYGLPPEQFAKLKKELLGEVYVTRTLGTYSYELNNKKAPFDNVNIRKALNLSLDRNVITDKVLGQGQTPTYVFTPTYIEEGHLIQQPAYSKEPMAQRNEEAIKLLEEAGYSKANPLKFSILYNTNENHKKVAIAAASMWKANTKGLIDVKLENQEWKTYIDSRRAGRYDVARTGWHADYNQATTFGNYFLSNSSNNTAKYANPEYDKAMAESYAATDAEGRAKAYAKAEEILGKDYGIVPIFNYVNPRLVKPYVKGYSGKDPQDHIYLRNLYIIKH; this comes from the coding sequence ATGCAACACAAACTACTCTTCTCTGCAATCGCTCTTGCTCTTTCCTATTCTGTGCAAGCAGTTATAGTGCCTGAAGGAACACAATTAGATGAAAAACAACATATCGTCATCAATAACGGGGCTGAACCGCAAAGTTTTGACCCACACAAAACCGAAGGTGTGCCAGAATCTAACGTTGCTTATCAATTACTTGAAGGCTTAGTCACCTCAGACTCTGAAGGTAAACTTCAACCGGGTGCGGCTGAAAGCTGGGAAAATACACCTGACTTCAAAACCTGGACATTCCATTTACGTAAAGATGCTAAATGGTCAAACGGAGATCCTGTTACTGCACACGATTTCGTGTTTGCGTGGCGTCGTTTAGTGGATCCTGCAACTGCTGCACCTTATGCGAGTTACTTAAGTTATTTACAAGTTGAAAATGCGCAAGACATTATTGACGGTAAGAAAAAACCGGCTGAATTAGGCGTGGAAGCAAAAGATGATTACACCTTTGTGGTTCATGCAACCAATCCTGTGCCTTATGCAGTCAGTTTAACGACTCACCAATCCTTATTGCCATTACCACAAAAAGTAGTCGAAAAATTGGGTGATGCATGGGTGAAAAAAGAAAACTACGTGGGTAACGGTGCGTATAAGCTGGCTAACCACATCATTAACGAAAAAATCGAATTTGAACGTAACCCACTTTATTGGAACGATAAAGAAACCGTAATCAATAGTGCGACATTCCTCGCCATTGAAAACCCAAGTACCGATGTAGCACGTTATCGTGCGGGCGATTTAGACATGACCAGTTATGGTTTACCGCCAGAACAATTCGCTAAATTAAAAAAAGAATTGCTAGGCGAAGTATACGTTACTCGTACCCTAGGAACTTATTCTTATGAATTAAACAATAAGAAAGCACCTTTTGATAACGTGAATATTCGTAAAGCCTTGAACTTATCCCTTGATCGTAATGTGATCACCGATAAAGTATTGGGCCAAGGTCAAACACCAACCTATGTGTTTACCCCAACTTACATCGAAGAAGGTCATCTCATTCAACAACCTGCTTATTCAAAAGAACCGATGGCACAACGTAATGAAGAAGCCATTAAACTCTTAGAAGAAGCTGGTTACAGTAAAGCGAATCCGTTGAAATTCAGCATTCTTTATAATACCAATGAAAACCACAAAAAAGTGGCTATTGCTGCAGCTTCTATGTGGAAAGCTAACACCAAAGGTTTGATTGATGTGAAATTAGAAAACCAAGAGTGGAAAACTTACATTGATAGCCGTCGTGCAGGTCGTTACGATGTGGCGCGTACTGGATGGCATGCGGATTACAACCAAGCAACAACATTCGGCAACTATTTCTTATCTAATTCTAGTAACAATACCGCGAAATATGCGAATCCAGAATATGATAAAGCGATGGCAGAATCTTACGCAGCAACTGATGCAGAAGGTCGTGCAAAAGCTTATGCGAAAGCCGAAGAAATTCTTGGAAAAGATTACGGTATCGTACCAATCTTTAACTATGTGAATCCACGCTTAGTGAAACCTTACGTAAAAGGTTATTCAGGCAAAGATCCACAAGATCATATTTACTTACGCAATCTTTATATTATTAAACATTAA
- a CDS encoding zinc ribbon domain-containing protein translates to MSLTRCPECRKKISENAENCPNCGFSFKQKDLEMYKQRLEARRLHNEEVNRKSTKLHIIWFCIFAIFIAVTSWMVN, encoded by the coding sequence ATGTCCTTAACAAGATGCCCTGAATGCAGAAAAAAGATTAGTGAAAATGCAGAAAATTGCCCTAATTGCGGCTTCTCTTTCAAACAAAAAGATCTAGAGATGTACAAACAAAGATTAGAAGCTCGACGCTTACATAATGAAGAAGTCAATCGTAAAAGCACAAAACTCCACATAATTTGGTTTTGCATCTTTGCTATTTTTATCGCAGTCACAAGCTGGATGGTAAATTAA
- the oppF gene encoding murein tripeptide/oligopeptide ABC transporter ATP binding protein OppF: MTVSNNKELLLEVNHLGVSFKIKNDKSLFFAKPQTLKAVKDVSFKLYAGETLGVVGESGCGKSTLARAIIGLVEASEGEILWLGKHLRKQSAKQWKETRKDIQMIFQDPLASLNPRMNIGEIIAEPLKIYQPHLSAAEVKEKVQAMMLKVGLLPNLINRYPHEFSGGQCQRIGIARALIIEPKMIICDEPVSALDVSIQAQVVNLLKSLQKEMGLSLIFIAHDLAVVKHISDRVLVMYLGNAMELGSDVEVYNDTKHPYTKALMSAVPIPDPKLERNKSIELLEGDLPSPINPPSGCVFRTRCLKADENCAKQKPPFTSQNNSHFVACLKVL; encoded by the coding sequence ATGACAGTCTCAAACAACAAAGAATTACTCCTTGAAGTCAATCACTTAGGCGTCAGTTTTAAAATTAAAAATGATAAATCCCTTTTCTTCGCCAAACCGCAAACCTTAAAAGCGGTGAAGGATGTGTCTTTTAAACTTTACGCAGGTGAAACTCTCGGCGTAGTAGGTGAATCTGGTTGTGGTAAATCCACACTTGCACGCGCTATTATCGGTTTAGTCGAAGCGAGTGAAGGGGAAATCTTGTGGCTTGGTAAACATTTACGAAAACAATCAGCGAAACAATGGAAAGAAACGCGTAAAGATATTCAAATGATTTTCCAAGATCCGCTCGCCTCTCTCAATCCGCGAATGAATATTGGCGAAATCATTGCTGAGCCATTAAAGATCTACCAACCGCACTTAAGTGCCGCCGAAGTGAAAGAAAAAGTGCAAGCTATGATGTTGAAAGTTGGGCTTTTACCGAACTTGATTAACCGCTACCCACATGAATTTTCTGGTGGTCAATGTCAGCGTATCGGTATTGCTCGTGCGTTAATCATTGAGCCCAAAATGATCATTTGTGATGAGCCCGTTTCAGCGTTAGATGTGTCGATTCAGGCTCAAGTGGTGAATTTATTGAAATCCCTGCAAAAAGAAATGGGGCTTTCCTTAATTTTTATCGCCCATGATTTAGCGGTGGTAAAACATATTTCTGACCGCGTATTAGTGATGTATTTAGGCAATGCAATGGAATTAGGCAGCGATGTGGAAGTATATAACGATACCAAACATCCTTATACCAAAGCCTTAATGTCTGCTGTTCCGATCCCCGATCCAAAATTGGAACGCAATAAATCCATCGAATTACTTGAAGGTGATTTGCCTTCGCCAATTAATCCACCGTCTGGTTGCGTATTTCGTACTCGCTGTCTAAAGGCTGATGAGAATTGTGCGAAACAAAAACCACCTTTCACCAGCCAAAACAACAGCCATTTTGTGGCTTGCTTGAAAGTCTTATAA